In one Curtobacterium citreum genomic region, the following are encoded:
- a CDS encoding FMN-binding protein: MTAVRTRGVVIGALSSVAVLAIGWQLGGQPAQVAASGTTAGTNAGTTSGTGTAGTGGSATAGGSTGTGGTTATSPATTAPSAGGSTSGGSSASGTFTGTAAATRYGPVQVQVTVSGGKLTDVQALQLTNRDGRSVAISQQAAPILRQEALQAQSATIQAVSGATYTSEGYTTSLQSALDQAGL, encoded by the coding sequence GTGACCGCGGTGCGGACCCGCGGGGTCGTCATCGGCGCGCTGTCCTCCGTCGCGGTGCTCGCCATCGGGTGGCAGCTCGGCGGCCAGCCCGCCCAGGTCGCCGCATCGGGCACCACGGCCGGGACGAACGCCGGCACCACGAGCGGCACGGGAACCGCCGGGACCGGCGGGAGCGCCACGGCCGGCGGGAGCACCGGGACCGGCGGCACGACTGCGACCAGCCCGGCCACCACCGCCCCGTCCGCCGGCGGCAGCACGTCCGGTGGCAGCAGCGCGTCCGGCACGTTCACCGGCACCGCCGCCGCGACCCGCTACGGCCCCGTGCAGGTCCAGGTGACCGTCAGCGGAGGGAAGCTGACCGACGTCCAGGCCCTGCAGCTGACGAACCGGGACGGCCGGTCGGTGGCGATCAGCCAGCAGGCCGCGCCGATCCTCCGACAGGAGGCCCTGCAGGCGCAGTCCGCGACGATCCAGGCGGTCAGCGGCGCGACCTACACGAGCGAGGGCTACACGACCTCGCTGCAGTCCGCCCTCGACCAGGCGGGCCTGTGA
- a CDS encoding PadR family transcriptional regulator, with the protein MSTAELREPAFWVLTTLARGRAHGYGIIQSVAELSAGNVTLAVTTLYKTLERLESDGLVEGAGDEVVGGRLRRYYTLTSAGTQRLEDETQRLALKVRALEAGLRRPAVVSGRAVEA; encoded by the coding sequence ATGAGCACAGCCGAACTGCGGGAGCCGGCGTTCTGGGTCCTGACCACACTCGCTCGTGGTCGGGCCCACGGTTACGGGATCATTCAGTCCGTCGCCGAGCTTTCCGCGGGCAATGTCACGCTCGCAGTGACGACGCTCTACAAAACACTGGAACGGCTCGAGTCAGACGGTCTGGTGGAAGGCGCCGGAGACGAGGTCGTTGGGGGGCGTCTCCGGCGCTACTACACGCTTACCTCAGCGGGAACGCAGCGCTTGGAGGACGAAACCCAGCGCCTCGCGCTCAAGGTACGAGCTCTCGAAGCTGGCCTCCGTCGACCGGCCGTGGTCTCCGGTCGGGCGGTTGAAGCATGA
- a CDS encoding FAD:protein FMN transferase, which yields MSRVDGPAAETAVRTFETMGTVVSLRGADTPTALAVRDVFVAYDRRYSLYDPDSDLSRIAAGTLRLADAPQEVRDTYALALEWRERTHGAFTPHRPDRVLDLSGVVKALAIRDAGAVLDGSLRPAADAGGRAGSAAWMLAAGGDVLARGTCGDDPWQVGIVDPLDRERVVGVVPLGDDRRAVATSGTAERGEHVWRRADPVFRQVTVVAPDVVTADVLATAVLAGDEQDLAAVTADGSVDVLAFGVDGCVWATPGASAYVTGAEA from the coding sequence GTGAGCCGCGTCGACGGTCCCGCGGCCGAGACCGCCGTGCGGACCTTCGAGACGATGGGCACGGTCGTCAGCCTCCGCGGCGCCGACACCCCGACCGCCCTGGCCGTCCGGGACGTCTTCGTCGCGTACGACCGGCGGTACAGCCTGTACGACCCGGACTCCGACCTCAGCCGCATCGCCGCCGGGACGCTCCGGCTCGCGGACGCGCCGCAGGAGGTGCGCGACACCTACGCGCTCGCCCTCGAATGGCGCGAGCGCACGCACGGTGCCTTCACCCCGCACCGGCCGGACCGCGTGCTCGACCTGTCCGGGGTCGTGAAGGCCCTCGCGATCCGCGACGCCGGTGCCGTCCTCGACGGCTCGTTGCGTCCGGCAGCCGATGCAGGTGGCAGGGCGGGGTCCGCCGCTTGGATGCTCGCGGCCGGCGGCGACGTGCTCGCGCGGGGGACCTGTGGGGACGATCCCTGGCAGGTCGGCATCGTCGACCCGCTCGACCGCGAGCGGGTCGTCGGCGTGGTCCCGCTCGGTGACGACCGTCGGGCGGTCGCGACCTCCGGCACGGCCGAGCGCGGCGAGCACGTCTGGCGCCGGGCCGACCCGGTGTTCCGGCAGGTCACCGTCGTCGCGCCGGACGTCGTCACCGCGGACGTCCTGGCCACCGCGGTCCTCGCGGGCGACGAGCAGGACCTCGCCGCGGTGACCGCCGACGGCTCGGTCGACGTCCTGGCCTTCGGGGTGGACGGCTGTGTGTGGGCGACCCCCGGCGCCTCCGCGTACGTCACCGGGGCCGAAGCCTGA